The window CGCAGCAGCACGCGAAGCCGGCGACGCGAACTTCGATGTTCTGATTGCATGCGCCTTCAACTACGAAGCGCACGCAACGGAATTCAGCAAGCTCGGCCGCATTCCCGTTCTCAAAGCGCGGATGAACGCCGACCTCCACATGTCGGATGACCTCAAGAACACAGGGAAGGGAAATCTCTTCGTCATCTTCGGCGAGCCGGACATCGATCTGCTTCCACAGAAAGACGGAAGAGTAAAAGTGAAAGTGAACGGCGTGGATGTATTCCATCCGAGCACTGGAGAGGTTCGCAGCGACGGCCCCGACGGAATCGCATGCTGGTTCATCGACACTGACTACAACGAAGAAAGCTTTTTCGTCCGACACGCCTACTTCCTCGGCGCGAACGATCCTTACGGCGCACTCAAGACGACACTTAAGGCCGAGATTGACCAGGATGCGTGGGAATCACTCCACAGCGACACGTCTCGTGCGTTCGACAAGCCAAAATCAGGACGAATTGCCGTCAAAGTCATCAACCACCTCGGCGACGAAGTGATGAAGGTGTTCAGAGTCGAGTAGTGGACTTCAGAATCGCGGAGGTCCTTACCGGCGGTCTCTCGCGACTCGCTCTCCTCCGCGGCTCTCCGTGACTACACAGGGACGGCCGGGGAATAACGACGCGGCTGCCATCGTCGGCCATGCCAGCGATATCTGGATCCGCCGGCTCATCGACGATACGCGAGCAAACTCTCTTCTGTTCTATCGCGATCTGCAGGTAGGAACTCTCGATCTTACAGCTGACCCGCTAGTGCTCGCCAACCTGCTCCGCGGCGACAAGCTCTCAGTTGAGCAGATCGTCAATCCCCTCATAGTCCGCGATCCCGCCGATCCTCCTGACACAATCGCCCAACAGCGAAAAGTCATTCTCGAGAAGCGAGCTTCGGCCACGAAAGCCCTGACGGCGATTCGGCGTAAAGCAAAAGCGAACATGGAGGAGAAAGGAATTGACACCCTTTTCCTCGCCGTAGGGATGGCTACATGGCCGGCTGCCGACGGGGGCCGACCCTACGCTGCGCCCGTCGTCCTCGTGCCGGCAACGATAGAAGTCATGGGCAAAGATGAAAGCAACCTCCGCGTTCGCGTCAACGGAGAGCCAAAGCTCAACCCGGTACTCGTCTACATCCTCGAGAAGAATTTCCGGGTGGTTATCGATGCGGATTCGGTAATCAAGGAATCTGCGCAGGAAGACGACTATGGGGTTTGGCGCGTTGATACAAACCGAGTTATCGGTAACATCCTTCGGAGCATGGGCGGAGAGAGTGACTTCACCGTCAACGAAAAGGTAGTCCTCGGGAATTTTTCCTTTGCGAAGATGGCGATTGTCGAAGACATTCGCCGGAACAAGGTTGCCCTTGCTGCAAGCGAGCTGGTTCGCGGCATCGCGGGCGAAACGCAGTCGCGCCAGAACCTGGGCAAGTCTGTCTTCGACGTCTCACCGTCTGAGCTCGACGAACGCCCCGCATCGAACGAATTCCTTGTGCTCGATGCCGATTCGTCGCAGCAGCGCGCGATCATCCGTGCTGCTGCGGGGCAGAACGCCGTAATCCAGGGCCCTCCCGGCACCGGGAAAAGTCAAACGATCGCGAATCTAATTGCCCAAACGGTCGCTGAAGGGAAGCGTGTTCTTTTCGTTGCCGAAAAACGTGCCGCGTTGGAAGCCGTGATGAAGCGACTGAGCACGAGCGACGTCGGGCTGGGACACATTACTCTCGACCTGCACGGTGCATCGGTGTCGCGAAAGGAAGTAATGGCGCGAATCGCTGAGACTCTGCAGCAGATCAGAACCACTCCCCCAGTGCAGGGGAACGAACAGATACAGCAGGAGTTCGAGGCGAAGCGGAGCGCGCTTAACGCGCATGCAAAGAGCATCAACGAGCCGCGACTCCCAACCCATATGTCGCTCATTGGAATGCTGGGAGCGCTCCTTCGACTGCCAAAAGAAGCGGTAACGAAGGTAAGGCTCCGCGGGCCGATCCTCGAAAGGCTCGATCTTGAACATGCGGCCCTCGCCCGCCGATGGCTCCGCGAAGGCGCCGCTCATGCGTCGCTCATGCTTGGCATTGACCCTTCGCCCTGGACAGACGCTGAGATCCGCGACGGGACAACGGCCCAGCGGGCACTCGACGAAGCGAATCACATCGCCGACGACCTATGGCCGAAGTTCGAATCAAGTCTCAACAAGCTCACGGGTGATCTGGATGTCGCGCTGCCGGGAAGTGTGGACGATGCAAAAGAACTTCTGACGTTACTCGACGATGTGCGCTCGATTCTTTTGAGCTACGAATCCAAAGTGTTCGACGTGGCAAGGAATGCTGCGGCGGCATTAGAGCCTGCCCGGAAAGGGAGGTTGCACGCGTTCTGGGCGTTTCTCACTCGCGCGGATTACCGCGACGCTCGAAAGCTGATGCGCGGATTGCGAAAGACGCCTGCATCCTCTGTCGTTCTTCTCCAGGACGCAGACAAGGCTGTGGAAGCGTCCCGTCGATGGTCAGGGCGAACACTGAGTGGGAATCCACCTCGCGATTCCATATTCGCCGCCGAGCTGCAAGCATCGTTTGCAACTCTCTCAAAGAGCCTCGACCCGCTGGATGCGTTGCTCGTAATGCCAGCAACCACGGCACGCCCCATTGCACTTGCGCGTGAACGGCTGCGACGCCTGGCGGACGATCGCCGAACTCCGCTGCTCATGCCGACGATTCACCGGCTGCGTGATAGTATCAGCGAGGCCGGGCTCTCGGTGCTGCTCAATGATTTTCGCGCCTCCAGTCTTCCGGGTAGTGTCTGGGTAGAGCGCTTCGAATACATCTGGCTCTATTCAACGGTAGAGTCAGTCGAGGCATTGGATCCCGACCTTGCTGCGTTCAAAGGGAAAACTCATCAACAACTCGTTGATGAGTTCGTCGACATAGATCAAAAGCGGCTTCGGCTCTCGGCTGATCGTGTCAGAAGGCTCCACGCGCAGTCGGCGACTCTGGCGATGAATGAGCATTTCGACCAGGCGAACCTTATCCGGGCGGAGGCGGCCAAGAAGTCTCGACATATCGCCCTCCGCGACCTGCTGCGGCGGGCGCCCGATGTTCTCACCCGAGTGGCTCCTTGCTGGATCGCGAGCCCGTTGTCGGTCAGTCAGCTGCTGGAAGGTGGAAAAAAGCATTTCGACCTCGTGATCTTCGATGAAGCCAGTCAAATCCTGCCAGAAGAAGCGATCCCTTCGCTGTATCGCTCTGAACAGGTTGTTGCCGCTGGGGACAAGCACCAACTGCCGCCTACGACGTTCTTTTCTACCAGTGATGACGACGAGGAGCCGGACATTGATGACGAAGAGCGGGATGCGAAAGCTTTAGCTGGCGAAGCGGTTGGTGGATACGAAAGCCTTCTCTCAACCCTTGAACCTTTTCTCCCACCGATGCCGCTCGATTGGCATTACAGAAGCGCCGACGAGCGGCTGATCGCATTTTCCAATCAATACATCTACAACGGACACTTGATCACTTTTCCGGCTGCAACTGACCGGGAAGTCCTACGCCTGATTCATGTGCCTCACGACCCAGGACTGGGAAGCCAGGAGGAAAGCTCCTCTCGTGAGGTTCAGCGCGTCATCCAGGAAATTCTCAAGCACGCCGAAACGCGCCCCAATGAGTCACTTGGTGTGATCGCGATGGGCATCAAGCACGCGAACAGAGTTCAGGCGGCGCTCGATAGAGAGTTGGAGATCAGGCCGCAACTCGCCGAGTTCTTCGCTCTCGAGCGGGAAGACCGCTTTTTCGTCAAGAATCTCGAAACCGTCCAGGGCGATGAGCGGGATGCGATCATTCTTACGATCGGGTATGGAAAGTCGCCAGACGGCACGTTGCCGCACCGGTTTGGCCCGCTGACGCAGGACGTCGGTTATCGCCGCCTCAATGTCGCAGTGACACGTGCTCGCAGGCGCATGACCGTCGTGAGCTCGTTCCTCGCGCATGACATCGATCTCAACAGATCAGGCAAGAGAGGAGTCCAGCTGCTCAAGGCATACCTCGAGTATGCCGCAAGCGGAGGGCATCGCCTGACGAATCCTGAGATCGCAGGCGAAGTAGAATTAAACTCATTTGAAGCGGATATCCGGGACGCATTGACAGCGAGTGGAATCGAGACGCGGCCACAGTTTGGAGCATCGAGCTACAGGATTGATCTGGTTGCAATGCATCCGACGAAACCCGGGCGTCCTGTTCTCGCCATAGAGTGCGATGGGGCTTCCTACCACTCAAGCGCGACCGCGCGGGATCGAGATCGACTTCGACAGGCGCATCTACAGCGGCTCGGCTGGCGATTTCACAGGATATGGTCAACCGATTGGTTCTTCTGCCGGGAGGAAGAGATCGCCCGCCTCGTGGAGGCATACCGCGAAGCGGTTGAAAAGGCTGACCGAGACGATGCTGAGGATAGCCGACGCTGGCAAGCCGAACCCGCGTCGGAACCCCCAGTTGCCTCGAAACCGAAGGTGGAGCAGCCGACCCGCTCGGAGCCTGAGCCGGCGCTGCCAGAGCGCGAATCTATCGAGCATTACTACGATTCGGAGCTAAGGCGATACGCCGAATGGATCGAGTCGGACGGGTTGCTTCGCACCGACGACGAGCTGTTGCGCGAAGTGTTTGAGGCGTTGCCGTTCAAACGCATGGGGCCAAGAATTCGGGAGCGGCTGACCCGAATCATTTCCGCGCGCCGCAGACAGAACGCACCAGGATGATGAAACGATGAAGGTCTTCAGGCCGACCAGTGGATTTTAGAATCGCTGACAGTTTCACCAGCAGCCTTTCGCGACTCACTGCTGACGAACAGAAAGCAGCGAAGACTACCGCATTCGACCTTCAGATAAACCCGGCGCATCCCGGCCTCAAGTTCCACAAGCTCGATAAAGCGAAGGATCCAAACTTCTGGTCGGTGCGCGTGAGCGGCGACATTCGGCTGATCGTTCACAAGACGGCGAAGGACATTCTCCTCTGCTATGTGGACCACCACGACAAGGCGTATTCGTGGGCAGAGCGGAGGAAACTCGAGGCGCACCCGAAGACCGGTGCCGCACAGATGGTGGTCATCCATGAGCGCCATCAGGAAGTGGTCAGGCAGATTTTCAAGGAGCCGACGCAGCCTGAGCTCAAGAAGCCAACGCCCTTTGCTCGCCTGTCCGACGACGAGCTACTCGGCTATGGTGTGCCGAAGGAATCACTGGCCGAAGTCCGCGCTGCAGACGAAGACAGCATTCTCGACATCGCGACTCAGCTACCGGCTGAGGCGGCGGAAGCCCTGTTAACTATCGCCACAGGTGGAACTCCTCAGCCGCGCGAGGTCACGGTTGGCGCGGATCCATTCGAGCATCCCGATGCGCAACGGCGCTTCCGCGTCATTACAGATATCGACGAGCTGGAGCGCGCGCTCGAGTACCCATGGGAGCAGTGGACGACATTCCTGCATCCGGTTCAGCGAAGTCTCGTTCAGAAAGAGTTCGGCGGTCCAGCGCGCGTGGCGGGATCGGCGGGAACAGGCAAGACAATCGTGGCTATTCACCGCGCCGCTGTTCTCGCGCGAAGGAACCCTGATGCGCGCATTCTCCTCACGACTTTTTCATCTACGCTTGCGAGCTCACTCGCGATCAAGCTCGGCCGTCTTGTAGGAAGCGAACCCAGAGTGCGGGAGCGGATCGATGTGGAGTCGCTCGATGCTGTAGCATCGCGATTGTATCAGCGAACGATCGGTCCGGTCCGCAACGTTTCCCATGATCAATTGGGCCGCGCGATCGACGAGGCCATTAGCCGTCATCCAGACAATTCCTTCAGCGCGGCTTTCGTGCGTTCTGAATGGAACGACGTCGTTGACGCGTGGCAGCTGCGAACGTGGGACGAGTATCGCGACGTAGAACGGCTTGGACGAAAGACGCGCTTGCCTGAAAAACAGAGAAGGATGTTGTGGTCGATCTTTGTGGGCGTGAGAAGTCAACTGGCCGACAGTGAATCGCTCACAAGAGCCGAGGTGTATGCTCGCCTGACTGCTCACTACACTGAGGGTGGCAAGCCGCCGTATGATTTCATCGTAGTCGATGAGGCGCAGGACGTAAGCGTGCCTCAACTCCGACTGCTTGCGGCGATGGGCCGAGGAAGATCCAACGCGCTCTTCTTCGCCGGCGATCTTGGCCAACGGATTTTCCAACTACCGTTCTCGTGGAAGTCGCTCGGCGTTGACATTCGCGGGCGGTCGGCGACGCTACGAGTGAATTACAGAACGTCGCATCAGATTCGAATGAAGGCCGATCGGCTTCTCGACTCGGAGACATCGGATGTCGATGGTAATGTGGACACTCGAACCGGCACGGTTTCAGTGTTCAACGGACCTCAACCTGTCGTCAATGAGTTCAATGACGAGCAACAGGAGATCCAGGCTGTAGGGGAGTGGTTGTCACAGGTTGTGCGCGACGGAGTCAAGCCTGACGAGATTGGCGTCTTCATTCGCTCGGAAGCGCAGATTCCGCGGGCAGAGGCTGCTGTGAGAGCAGGTGGATTGAGCGCGATTGTGTTGCGCGAGGATGTGAAGTCGAGTCGCAATCATGTTTCGATTGCCACTATGCACCTGAGCAAAGGGCTGGAGTTTCGCACAGCGGTCGTGATGGCATGCGATGACGAGGTCCTTCCATTGCAGGAGAGAATTGAGTCGATAGCTGATGATGCCGATTTGGAGGAGGTCTATGAGACAGAGCGGCATTTGCTCTACGTAGCTTGTACTAGAGCGCGGGACTGGCTTTTCGTGTCGGGGGTGAAGCCAGTTTCCGAATTTCTTGATGATTTTAGAAGCGAGGTTGGCTTGCTTCGTGACGCTTCTTAGGATGCCGGAAATGCCTCCACTGGATAGCGTCGACTTAACCTCTGATTGCTTCCGGCATTTCGGCCACAGCAATTTCGATCCGAGCTGCGTTCCTTCCAGCAAGTGGGAACAGTGCCCCATAGAGAAATGCTCAGCCCATCTCGTTGATGTTGCATTCGGCAAGAGCAGCAAACCGTATTGTTCCGCTCATGGGCTGCGTCTCCATTCGAAGACGTTCGTGTATTGGAACGGCGAGAGCAGAGT of the Gemmatimonadaceae bacterium genome contains:
- a CDS encoding AAA domain-containing protein, coding for MTTQGRPGNNDAAAIVGHASDIWIRRLIDDTRANSLLFYRDLQVGTLDLTADPLVLANLLRGDKLSVEQIVNPLIVRDPADPPDTIAQQRKVILEKRASATKALTAIRRKAKANMEEKGIDTLFLAVGMATWPAADGGRPYAAPVVLVPATIEVMGKDESNLRVRVNGEPKLNPVLVYILEKNFRVVIDADSVIKESAQEDDYGVWRVDTNRVIGNILRSMGGESDFTVNEKVVLGNFSFAKMAIVEDIRRNKVALAASELVRGIAGETQSRQNLGKSVFDVSPSELDERPASNEFLVLDADSSQQRAIIRAAAGQNAVIQGPPGTGKSQTIANLIAQTVAEGKRVLFVAEKRAALEAVMKRLSTSDVGLGHITLDLHGASVSRKEVMARIAETLQQIRTTPPVQGNEQIQQEFEAKRSALNAHAKSINEPRLPTHMSLIGMLGALLRLPKEAVTKVRLRGPILERLDLEHAALARRWLREGAAHASLMLGIDPSPWTDAEIRDGTTAQRALDEANHIADDLWPKFESSLNKLTGDLDVALPGSVDDAKELLTLLDDVRSILLSYESKVFDVARNAAAALEPARKGRLHAFWAFLTRADYRDARKLMRGLRKTPASSVVLLQDADKAVEASRRWSGRTLSGNPPRDSIFAAELQASFATLSKSLDPLDALLVMPATTARPIALARERLRRLADDRRTPLLMPTIHRLRDSISEAGLSVLLNDFRASSLPGSVWVERFEYIWLYSTVESVEALDPDLAAFKGKTHQQLVDEFVDIDQKRLRLSADRVRRLHAQSATLAMNEHFDQANLIRAEAAKKSRHIALRDLLRRAPDVLTRVAPCWIASPLSVSQLLEGGKKHFDLVIFDEASQILPEEAIPSLYRSEQVVAAGDKHQLPPTTFFSTSDDDEEPDIDDEERDAKALAGEAVGGYESLLSTLEPFLPPMPLDWHYRSADERLIAFSNQYIYNGHLITFPAATDREVLRLIHVPHDPGLGSQEESSSREVQRVIQEILKHAETRPNESLGVIAMGIKHANRVQAALDRELEIRPQLAEFFALEREDRFFVKNLETVQGDERDAIILTIGYGKSPDGTLPHRFGPLTQDVGYRRLNVAVTRARRRMTVVSSFLAHDIDLNRSGKRGVQLLKAYLEYAASGGHRLTNPEIAGEVELNSFEADIRDALTASGIETRPQFGASSYRIDLVAMHPTKPGRPVLAIECDGASYHSSATARDRDRLRQAHLQRLGWRFHRIWSTDWFFCREEEIARLVEAYREAVEKADRDDAEDSRRWQAEPASEPPVASKPKVEQPTRSEPEPALPERESIEHYYDSELRRYAEWIESDGLLRTDDELLREVFEALPFKRMGPRIRERLTRIISARRRQNAPG
- a CDS encoding 3'-5' exonuclease — encoded protein: MDFRIADSFTSSLSRLTADEQKAAKTTAFDLQINPAHPGLKFHKLDKAKDPNFWSVRVSGDIRLIVHKTAKDILLCYVDHHDKAYSWAERRKLEAHPKTGAAQMVVIHERHQEVVRQIFKEPTQPELKKPTPFARLSDDELLGYGVPKESLAEVRAADEDSILDIATQLPAEAAEALLTIATGGTPQPREVTVGADPFEHPDAQRRFRVITDIDELERALEYPWEQWTTFLHPVQRSLVQKEFGGPARVAGSAGTGKTIVAIHRAAVLARRNPDARILLTTFSSTLASSLAIKLGRLVGSEPRVRERIDVESLDAVASRLYQRTIGPVRNVSHDQLGRAIDEAISRHPDNSFSAAFVRSEWNDVVDAWQLRTWDEYRDVERLGRKTRLPEKQRRMLWSIFVGVRSQLADSESLTRAEVYARLTAHYTEGGKPPYDFIVVDEAQDVSVPQLRLLAAMGRGRSNALFFAGDLGQRIFQLPFSWKSLGVDIRGRSATLRVNYRTSHQIRMKADRLLDSETSDVDGNVDTRTGTVSVFNGPQPVVNEFNDEQQEIQAVGEWLSQVVRDGVKPDEIGVFIRSEAQIPRAEAAVRAGGLSAIVLREDVKSSRNHVSIATMHLSKGLEFRTAVVMACDDEVLPLQERIESIADDADLEEVYETERHLLYVACTRARDWLFVSGVKPVSEFLDDFRSEVGLLRDAS